GCGGGATTCAGCGGACGAACCGTGCCTTGATGTGGCGCGGGATGACGTGTCGCTGAGGGAATGAGCGGCTCCGCGCGGGGCGGCGTCATCGTTTCGGGAGGTTGATGCCCGCCGCGCGCAGGTTCGCCTCGAGCAGTGCGGACAGGCGGACCCAACTGGGTGCGACCTCTGCCCGGTGGTTCTCGAGCAGCTCCTGCCGGAGTGCGGCTTTGGCCTTGGGAAAGGACCCGGTCAGCACCTTCAGGAGTTCAGGGTTGACGAGCAGGTGCTCGGTGGCGGCCGTGGCGAGCTCGGCGACCCGCGGGTCTTCCGGGGCCCACGCCCTGGCGTCCCACCAACGCTTGAGCAGGTCCATGTACCGGGCGTCATCGAGGGAATGCTCGACCTGGGTGAGGTAGTCGTCGAACTTCGGAACCAGGGCCTTGGCCAGGACGAGGCTCTCCCGAATCATGTCCAGGTAGTCCGGTGGGAAGCCGAGTCGCGTGGCCCGGTCCAGGATGGCGCAGGCGCGGTCGGGCAGCAGGAGCCGATTGCCGTTGGCCAGCCGGTGGAGCATGTCGCGCCGCGCGACCAGCTCCGCGATCCGCTCGGTCAGTCGCCTCTCGACGTCGGCCACATGGGCGGCGAATCGCTCGGGAGCGGCGTCGAGCATGGCGCTGATCTCGGCCAGGGGGACGCCCGCCTCGGCCAGGGCTCGGGCCTGGATGAGGCGCAGCAGGTCGGCCGAGGCGTAGCGGCGATAGCCGGACCCGTCGCGCCGTGGTTCCTCGATGAGCCCGAGCCGTTGGTAGTGCCGCACCGTCTTGACGGTGACGCTGGCGAACGCCGCCACCTGGCTGATGGTCAGACCTCGGGCCATGTCCTCAACGACTCCCGGAGTTGAGTGCTGCGACCTCACGGACGGCCGTGCCGATGGCGCGGAAGTCCTTGCGAAGGATTCTATCGTGGTTGCTCGCGACCTTCGCGCTCACCCGGATGTTCGGGTTGCGGGCGGTCACTTGGGCGAGGCTGGTGCGAATCCGCTCCTGCTCGTCACCTCGGCTTCCGAGGGACGTCCCCGAGGCGACCACATACCTCACCGGGACGGTGAGGCCGTCCAGCACGGGCGCCAGCTCTCGCTCGCGGGAGAGCATGCCAAGCTCGATGTTGCTCGTGGCCTGCTGCTCGGCGGTCATCCTCGGAACGAGCCCCAGCGGGCGCAGCGCCCACGTGAACCAGCCAATCCGCCGGAACAGCATGCGGATCCGCTGCGCCATCGCCTCGTCGAGCCAATCGTAAGGGAACGCGCCGTCGACCAGGACCGCGCCCAGCGTCCGGTCCGGATTCTGGTGGGCCCAATGCGCCGCGACGAAGGCTCCGTACGACCAGCCCACCAGCAGCACCCGATCCAC
This genomic stretch from Myxococcus fulvus harbors:
- a CDS encoding MerR family transcriptional regulator, yielding MARGLTISQVAAFASVTVKTVRHYQRLGLIEEPRRDGSGYRRYASADLLRLIQARALAEAGVPLAEISAMLDAAPERFAAHVADVERRLTERIAELVARRDMLHRLANGNRLLLPDRACAILDRATRLGFPPDYLDMIRESLVLAKALVPKFDDYLTQVEHSLDDARYMDLLKRWWDARAWAPEDPRVAELATAATEHLLVNPELLKVLTGSFPKAKAALRQELLENHRAEVAPSWVRLSALLEANLRAAGINLPKR
- a CDS encoding alpha/beta fold hydrolase, with amino-acid sequence MNDTAVRNAWAGRIAVDDTSLAVTDTGGSGIPLLFINGQFSTQPYWRHVIAELGEGWRHITYDERARGKSERSADYSFAAWLRDVDAVLAARGVDRVLLVGWSYGAFVAAHWAHQNPDRTLGAVLVDGAFPYDWLDEAMAQRIRMLFRRIGWFTWALRPLGLVPRMTAEQQATSNIELGMLSRERELAPVLDGLTVPVRYVVASGTSLGSRGDEQERIRTSLAQVTARNPNIRVSAKVASNHDRILRKDFRAIGTAVREVAALNSGSR